From Mobula hypostoma chromosome 3, sMobHyp1.1, whole genome shotgun sequence:
ggaagaggtacagtcgacgtttcgggccgagactcttcgttttgtgtgtgttcgttacagagaattgaactctgaactctagaaCGCCCTGAGCCGTAATGGCGGCGTGCGGACCGCAACACTACCATGGCATGGGTTCGGGGTAGTGAATCGTGGGCATGCTACTTTGGCgccagaagcgtggcgacacttgcgggctgcccccagcacaatcttcactgatttgatttgacaaaaaaaatggtgtttcactgtctgttttgatgtacatgttacaaataaagctcatctttaaacaAAAATCGTCACGAGCAGAAAATCAACAGCTGCCAGGACTGAAACTCAGAAGGTTCCACATTGAACTGGTTAAAGAATCAAACAGCTGGAAATACCACTGACAACTTCCCATAAAACCTCATGTTAACCCTTTGACCAACGATTATTAAAAGGTCAAAGTTTTATTGAAGACATCTTTGTATTTCTTATCACAGTGATAGCATAACTAGGCTAATTATTGCATACTTATCTACCCATTGAGATGAAAGGGTGGCCCTTTCAATGAATATTTCAATGTGTATTGCATTTATCTATCTGATCAGAATTTCTAGGTGTGTCTGTCTCCACAGTAACAAACATCAGCTACAAATCCCTGTGTGGACCTGTAGAATCCCCTTGCTGTGCATGTGCAGAAAGTTGAAGATTTCAGAAGTCATCTTATGGAAGCCTGGCCGAGGTTTGACATTGTCATAGTAATGGTGGGTGATGTAAAACCCAGAGGGGTCCATGGGAAATGCCCAGAAGCCATAGAGGTGGACCTCTTCACACAACTCCATTGCAGCAGTGACCAGCATAAGACCACTGCTGAGACGCTTCGCTCTCAGCCCGTATCTCATCCAGAAACGGGAAACATTCTCAAGGTAGCGGGGATGGAAATAGAACGTGGACTGCTGTGACTCAAAGTCGTCCAGAACATACTTGACTCTGAATGAAACATCCGTGTTGCGGGTGTTATAGAAAGCTGGCATGACTACAGATGCATTTTCATAGGCTTGTAGGACCTCGTAAAATGGCCGCCTCCACTTTTCCAGCTTTTGAAATCTAAAAGCAAAAACATTTTCACAACAAAGCTCAACAAGGGAAATTTCTCTTTTTCAATTTTAGTCCCCATCATTACTTTTCCATTTCCCAAAGTCATTAATCTGTAAATTGCTTCATtagtgtcacatgtacagtgaaaaagcTGCCACGGTAGTGAAGCCGTTAGCATGACGCTACGGCAGCTCAGATTGTCAGAGTTCAGCGTTCAATTCCGAtgtcacctgtaaggagtctgtatgtcctctgtGTGGAATACAgtctaacagctacagagaaagtgcactgcaagTAGACcaggagaccataagacacagcagcagaattaggccatttggtccatcgagtctgctctgccattcaatcatggctg
This genomic window contains:
- the st8sia5 gene encoding alpha-2,8-sialyltransferase 8E isoform X2, whose product is MEVKVLSMVKQSELFDRWKTLQLCKWERNQTATNIFKSHLSRCCNAPAFLFTTQRNTPQGVKLKYEVDSSGFLFIDAEVFELFPKEMPYSRSQFKKCAVVGNGGILKNSRCGNEIDSTDFVFRCNLPPISEKYSTDVGLKTDIVTINPSIVMERFQKLEKWRRPFYEVLQAYENASVVMPAFYNTRNTDVSFRVKYVLDDFESQQSTFYFHPRYLENVSRFWMRYGLRAKRLSSGLMLVTAAMELCEEVHLYGFWAFPMDPSGFYITHHYYDNVKPRPGFHKMTSEIFNFLHMHSKGILQVHTGICS